TCATATGGTAATTCCAATACTTTTGCACTAATATATCTGCTGGGATCAGGCAAATCATCGGTTCCAAACAAACATGCAAAGGCGCATCTATGGACATGCAACTGATGTTGCGATCCGCCCTTTGAATGAGGAGAAAGCTGTTCAAGCTGCTGCTGATCTACTTGGGGAACTATTTGTATTTTCGGTAGGCTTCCTTCCCAAGTATTCTTTTTAGGTTACCTGTAAAAGAAATATTACATAAATTAAAATGCTGTGGTGTACTTATTTAGATTCCTAAATGTTTGTTCATAAATGCATTTGCTTTTATGTATAAAATTGTGTTTTCAGTATGAAGTGAGCTTTGATGATCCTAATAATCTGGTTGCTACCAATGATGTTCTTTGTGAAAG
The nucleotide sequence above comes from Macadamia integrifolia cultivar HAES 741 unplaced genomic scaffold, SCU_Mint_v3 scaffold2372, whole genome shotgun sequence. Encoded proteins:
- the LOC122066397 gene encoding OPA3-like protein gives rise to the protein MVLPLVKLGTLALKTLCKPIAGRLKKEAGLHPRFRQLIINFAQANHRFQTNMQRRIYGHATDVAIRPLNEEKAVQAAADLLGELFVFSVGFLPKYSF